A window of the Verrucomicrobiia bacterium genome harbors these coding sequences:
- a CDS encoding sigma factor, ECF subfamily protein: MVAILTHVFGVGNLTLVEDVVQDALARALQTWPFQGIPKDPSAWILRAARNRALDVVRRERRFREKEAEIVRVFDRSASAPDAPDASDAFEAGITDDCLRMMFVCCHPEVPAKAQAALALKTLCGFGVTEISRAFLSTEAAITKRLTRARQSIRDAAIPFEIPEGGALAPRLDGVLRTLYLLFNEGYKASVGDRLVREDICREAIRLTSLLADHPAGDQPRTHALLAVMLLNAARLPARVDDAGHLLRLREQDRSRWDRTAIARGIFHLARSAAGDTVSTYHLQAGIAACHTVAPSDGQTDWRRILELYDQLMEFDASPVVALNRAIVVACVAGPRAGLDAVAAIPDRDKLEGYYLLYAVLGELECRRRDLLTAAGWFRKASQLAEVKSEREFLQRRFEECAAALA, encoded by the coding sequence ATGGTGGCCATCCTTACGCACGTCTTTGGCGTCGGCAATCTCACGCTCGTCGAAGATGTCGTTCAGGACGCCCTGGCCCGCGCACTCCAGACGTGGCCGTTTCAGGGCATTCCGAAAGACCCTTCCGCCTGGATCCTCCGCGCCGCGCGGAATCGGGCGTTGGACGTCGTCCGGCGCGAGCGGCGCTTCCGCGAAAAGGAGGCGGAGATCGTCCGCGTCTTCGACCGCTCCGCGTCCGCACCCGACGCGCCCGACGCATCGGACGCCTTCGAGGCGGGGATCACCGACGACTGCCTGCGGATGATGTTCGTCTGCTGCCATCCCGAGGTGCCGGCCAAGGCCCAGGCCGCGCTGGCACTGAAGACCCTGTGCGGATTCGGCGTGACGGAGATCAGCCGCGCCTTTCTCTCGACCGAAGCCGCGATCACCAAGCGCCTCACGCGCGCCCGGCAGTCCATCCGCGACGCCGCCATCCCGTTCGAGATCCCGGAAGGCGGGGCGCTTGCACCCCGTCTCGATGGCGTGCTGCGCACGCTCTACCTGCTCTTCAACGAGGGCTACAAGGCGTCGGTGGGCGACCGGTTGGTCCGGGAGGACATCTGCCGCGAGGCGATCCGTCTGACGTCGCTGCTGGCGGATCATCCCGCAGGCGACCAGCCCAGGACCCACGCGCTGCTGGCCGTGATGCTGTTGAACGCGGCCCGCCTTCCCGCCCGGGTGGACGATGCGGGGCATCTGCTTCGCCTGAGGGAGCAGGACCGTTCCCGCTGGGATCGTACGGCCATCGCCCGGGGGATTTTTCACCTCGCCCGTTCGGCCGCCGGCGACACGGTGTCCACCTACCACCTCCAGGCCGGGATCGCCGCCTGTCACACCGTCGCGCCCAGCGACGGGCAGACGGACTGGCGCCGGATCCTTGAACTGTACGACCAGTTGATGGAGTTCGACGCTTCGCCGGTGGTGGCGCTGAACCGCGCCATCGTCGTGGCCTGCGTGGCGGGTCCGCGCGCCGGATTGGATGCCGTCGCGGCCATTCCAGACCGCGACAAACTGGAGGGCTACTACCTGCTGTACGCGGTGCTGGGGGAACTGGAGTGTCGTCGCCGCGACCTGTTGACGGCTGCCGGCTGGTTCCGCAAGGCG
- a CDS encoding DUF1428 domain-containing protein: MPKLYVDGFVIPVPRNKVTTYTALARKVARIYLEHGALEVRECVAEDSDVKFGIPFPKLAKAREDETVFFSWITYKSRAQRDAVNARVMADERLKMMCDAEGAPFDCKRMAYGGFQSVVAT, from the coding sequence ATGCCCAAGCTCTATGTGGACGGATTCGTCATCCCCGTGCCCAGGAACAAGGTGACCACGTACACCGCCCTGGCACGGAAGGTGGCCAGGATCTACCTCGAGCACGGCGCGCTCGAAGTGCGCGAATGCGTCGCGGAAGACTCCGACGTGAAGTTCGGCATCCCCTTCCCCAAGCTGGCAAAGGCCAGAGAGGATGAGACGGTCTTCTTTTCCTGGATCACCTACAAGTCCCGGGCACAGCGCGACGCGGTGAACGCGAGGGTCATGGCCGACGAGCGTTTGAAGATGATGTGCGACGCGGAGGGCGCGCCCTTCGACTGCAAGCGCATGGCCTACGGCGGATTCCAGTCCGTCGTCGCGACCTGA
- a CDS encoding VOC family protein codes for MNASKSSPSVQPYLFFEGSCEAALHFYKDKLGAAITALMRYKESPEPTGCGTMPALPPDKVMHAAFRIGETVLMASDGQCSGKPDFSGFALTLTVADIPASERAFAALSDGGQVVMPLGKTFYSPSFGMVTDRFGLMWMVIVLPEACP; via the coding sequence ATGAATGCGTCCAAATCCTCACCCTCCGTCCAACCGTACCTCTTCTTCGAGGGCTCCTGCGAAGCCGCGCTCCACTTCTACAAGGACAAGCTCGGCGCCGCGATCACGGCCCTCATGCGCTACAAGGAAAGCCCCGAGCCGACCGGTTGCGGCACCATGCCGGCACTGCCGCCCGACAAGGTGATGCATGCGGCCTTCCGCATCGGCGAGACTGTCCTGATGGCTTCGGACGGCCAATGCTCGGGGAAGCCGGACTTCAGCGGTTTCGCCCTGACGCTGACCGTGGCGGACATTCCCGCGAGCGAACGCGCCTTCGCCGCGTTGTCCGACGGAGGCCAGGTGGTCATGCCACTGGGCAAGACCTTTTATTCGCCCTCGTTCGGCATGGTCACGGACCGCTTCGGCCTGATGTGGATGGTCATCGTGCTGCCCGAAGCCTGCCCGTGA
- a CDS encoding DUF11 domain-containing protein encodes MRIRAALVTGLLLCLSGVVHAQLHRATRLGHPDTRFAPPVTTPEELRERFRDPKLRADFAIILHQVNWPGYPEDLLRAAATAEITGIEIPVGAIMPFMSARENGRPIALQEVLWAGDAPAEAFEFSFNSRGRRYRCITPKACSNFFVEDLGPEPPRIEVQKFAPEAVDLCLPVEVRVTVRNTGGVPVSGVRIEDTLPPGFRLRDGRTLVAMDAGSLRPGEGRELKFSMFASVPGTFENVATVTTAEGATGRATSTTRVLAPVLSLECNAPRQVPIGRPIELCLTVRNTGDATEIAPTVSLQLPEEAVLDFASDGGVAAGREITWQLAALDPGESRSVCATLAPRTVTGVFTFGATANGKCAAAVTATCSSEIQGVPGFLLEVVDLADPIQVGEEVTYVITATNQGSSDVTQIRLTCLLPPAQAYVSCYGPTRADVQNRRLQFEPLEVLPAKTTVEWQVVVRALQRADARFRTELVSDQFTRPIIEMESTHQY; translated from the coding sequence ATGCGCATCCGTGCGGCGCTGGTCACCGGGTTGCTGCTGTGCCTGTCCGGCGTCGTTCATGCCCAACTGCACCGGGCGACCCGGCTTGGGCATCCGGACACGCGCTTTGCGCCCCCGGTGACGACACCGGAGGAGCTGAGGGAACGGTTTCGCGATCCGAAGCTGCGCGCGGACTTCGCGATCATCCTCCACCAGGTGAACTGGCCCGGGTATCCCGAGGATCTCCTTCGCGCAGCCGCCACGGCCGAAATCACCGGGATCGAAATACCCGTTGGCGCCATCATGCCCTTCATGTCCGCACGGGAGAACGGACGTCCGATTGCACTCCAGGAGGTGCTCTGGGCCGGGGACGCGCCGGCGGAAGCCTTCGAATTCTCCTTCAACTCCCGCGGGCGCCGCTACCGCTGCATCACCCCCAAGGCGTGCTCCAATTTCTTTGTGGAAGACCTGGGCCCGGAGCCGCCTCGGATCGAGGTGCAGAAATTTGCCCCGGAGGCCGTGGATCTCTGTCTCCCCGTCGAAGTCCGCGTGACGGTGCGCAACACCGGTGGCGTGCCAGTCTCGGGCGTACGCATCGAGGACACGCTGCCGCCGGGATTCCGCCTCCGGGACGGACGGACGCTTGTGGCCATGGACGCCGGATCCCTGCGGCCCGGGGAGGGACGTGAGCTGAAGTTCTCCATGTTTGCGAGCGTGCCGGGGACGTTCGAGAACGTGGCCACGGTCACCACTGCCGAGGGGGCCACGGGGCGGGCAACCAGCACCACCCGGGTGCTCGCGCCGGTCCTCAGCCTCGAATGCAACGCGCCGCGCCAGGTGCCGATCGGGCGTCCGATCGAATTGTGCCTCACGGTCCGGAACACTGGAGACGCCACGGAAATCGCACCCACGGTGTCCCTGCAGCTGCCCGAGGAGGCCGTGCTCGATTTCGCCTCGGACGGTGGCGTCGCCGCAGGTCGCGAGATCACCTGGCAACTGGCAGCCCTCGACCCTGGCGAGAGCCGGAGCGTCTGCGCCACGCTGGCGCCACGGACGGTGACGGGGGTCTTCACCTTCGGCGCCACCGCAAACGGGAAATGTGCGGCGGCCGTGACCGCCACCTGCTCCAGCGAAATCCAGGGAGTGCCGGGGTTCCTTCTGGAGGTGGTGGACCTCGCCGATCCCATCCAGGTGGGCGAGGAGGTCACCTACGTGATCACGGCCACCAACCAGGGGTCCTCCGATGTCACACAGATCCGTCTGACCTGCCTGCTGCCGCCCGCCCAGGCCTACGTGTCCTGCTACGGCCCCACCCGCGCAGACGTTCAAAACCGGAGGCTCCAGTTCGAGCCCCTCGAGGTGTTGCCCGCCAAGACGACCGTCGAGTGGCAGGTGGTCGTCCGGGCGCTGCAGCGCGCCGACGCCCGGTTCCGTACCGAGCTCGTCTCGGACCAGTTCACGCGCCCCATCATCGAGATGGAGTCCACGCACCAGTACTGA
- a CDS encoding DEAD/DEAH box helicase — MAKRNPVPEVAVPPIHDWRTTDEDEIRRRQWRAGNESFAIRNRDRRHPVFSNFEVRSGSGMTYSVEIRDVATPQCHCECVDFRINGLGTCKHVEAVLAWLRAKPASGWRKAARDGSPRLDVVVAPDGESVVLRVGSPGPLPRALARWFDGEGRLQSDSVESALEALRDLAAGPLPALRISQEVTPWLEARRRAAERHELRHEYEQHVQRGTWPAQETRVPLYPYQREGMLHLAFTERALLADEMGLGKTIQAIAACALVHRLGRARRALVVTPASLKTEWEEQIQRFTDLSCQLVFGSRLQRLRAYERAAEPTGAPFFTVVNYEQMLADSLDVNERLRPDIVVLDEAQRIKNWSTRTTQAIKRLRSRYAFVLTGTPIENRIDELYSLVDFLDPAVLGPLFRFNREYYALDDRGRPESYRNLRQLQERIRPLLLRRRKADVETELPDRTDRNYFVTLTPRQQEQYDDFEAIVGRLALIAKRRPLTQQEQDKLLRTLGMMRMTCDTNYILQPEDRSCAKESELEKILEECRDNPGVKVIVFSEWERMLELVREVCRRVGLGFAWHTGSVPQRRRRAEINAFKADPDCRVFLSTDSGSTGLNLQNASVVINCDLPWNPAKLEQRIARAWRKHQTQRVTVINLVARGTLEERMLETLAHKQALADGVLDRQGDLDAIPMKRGGQAFLERLEQLGLGRTGATPAAAAASVPADRALGFAQAAAAGLRGALVGCEERYPRDGDHSVLYVVVDGDAVRWRPRLEAMHGQYFRDSDPLAPVRLEVVDRATHEALERLVAAGLISRTTRAARVLTSASDPAGPTPLSDAERRRLEQHQAQAARQLQLAKVLVGGGFEDEARTALRQSVLWRSRALAVARRLPEPDGLEACLIAPISPAWGDRQALIRQLAAEGPLPWPAVVTGLEQAALELPEVA; from the coding sequence ATGGCCAAACGAAACCCGGTGCCCGAGGTGGCGGTGCCGCCGATCCATGACTGGCGGACGACGGACGAGGATGAGATCCGCCGCCGGCAATGGCGGGCCGGCAACGAGTCCTTTGCGATCCGCAACCGCGACCGGCGGCATCCGGTCTTCTCGAACTTTGAAGTGCGCTCCGGCAGCGGGATGACCTATTCGGTCGAGATCCGCGACGTGGCGACGCCGCAGTGCCATTGCGAATGCGTGGATTTCAGGATCAACGGCCTCGGCACCTGCAAGCACGTGGAGGCCGTCCTGGCGTGGCTCCGGGCGAAGCCGGCTTCCGGATGGCGGAAAGCGGCCCGGGACGGTTCGCCCCGGCTGGATGTCGTGGTGGCGCCGGACGGGGAGTCGGTGGTGTTGCGGGTGGGGTCGCCAGGTCCGCTGCCGCGGGCGCTCGCCCGATGGTTCGACGGTGAGGGGCGGTTGCAGTCGGATTCGGTGGAGTCCGCCCTGGAGGCGCTCCGCGACCTGGCGGCGGGTCCGCTGCCGGCGCTTCGGATCTCCCAGGAAGTCACACCGTGGCTGGAGGCACGCCGCCGCGCCGCGGAACGCCACGAGTTGCGCCACGAGTACGAGCAGCATGTGCAGCGCGGGACCTGGCCCGCGCAGGAAACCCGGGTGCCGTTGTATCCCTACCAGCGTGAAGGAATGCTGCACCTCGCCTTCACCGAGCGCGCCCTGCTGGCCGACGAGATGGGCCTCGGCAAGACCATCCAGGCGATCGCCGCCTGCGCCCTGGTGCACCGGCTCGGCCGTGCGCGTCGCGCCCTGGTGGTCACGCCGGCGTCGCTCAAGACGGAGTGGGAGGAGCAGATCCAGAGATTTACGGACCTTTCCTGCCAGCTGGTCTTCGGGTCCAGGCTGCAGCGGCTGCGCGCGTACGAGCGCGCCGCCGAGCCAACCGGCGCGCCGTTCTTCACGGTGGTCAACTACGAGCAGATGCTCGCCGACTCGCTCGACGTGAACGAGCGGTTGCGTCCGGACATCGTCGTGCTGGACGAGGCGCAACGGATCAAGAACTGGAGCACCCGGACCACCCAGGCGATCAAACGGCTGCGCAGCCGCTACGCCTTCGTGCTCACGGGAACGCCGATCGAAAACCGGATTGATGAGCTTTACTCGCTGGTGGATTTCCTCGATCCGGCAGTGCTGGGCCCGCTGTTCCGGTTCAACCGCGAATACTACGCGCTGGATGACCGGGGGCGTCCGGAGAGCTACCGGAATCTGCGCCAACTCCAGGAACGGATCCGTCCCTTGCTGCTCCGCCGGCGCAAGGCGGATGTCGAGACCGAGCTGCCGGACCGGACGGACCGCAACTACTTCGTCACCCTGACCCCGCGGCAGCAGGAGCAGTACGACGATTTTGAGGCCATCGTGGGCAGGCTGGCCCTGATTGCGAAGCGGCGTCCACTGACCCAGCAGGAGCAGGACAAGCTGCTGCGCACCCTGGGCATGATGCGGATGACCTGTGACACCAACTACATCCTCCAGCCGGAGGACCGGTCGTGCGCCAAGGAGTCCGAGTTGGAAAAGATCCTCGAGGAGTGCCGGGACAATCCGGGGGTCAAGGTGATCGTCTTCAGTGAGTGGGAACGGATGCTGGAACTGGTGCGGGAGGTCTGCCGCCGCGTCGGACTCGGGTTTGCCTGGCACACGGGCTCGGTGCCCCAGCGGCGGCGACGTGCGGAGATCAACGCGTTCAAGGCGGACCCGGACTGCCGCGTGTTCCTGAGCACCGACAGCGGCAGCACCGGGCTCAACCTTCAGAATGCCAGCGTCGTCATCAACTGCGACCTGCCCTGGAATCCGGCGAAGCTGGAGCAGCGCATCGCGCGGGCCTGGCGGAAGCACCAGACCCAGCGCGTCACGGTCATCAACCTGGTCGCGCGGGGGACGCTGGAGGAGCGCATGCTCGAGACCCTGGCACACAAGCAGGCACTGGCGGATGGCGTCCTGGACCGGCAGGGGGATCTCGATGCGATCCCCATGAAGCGGGGCGGTCAGGCGTTCCTGGAGCGGCTCGAACAACTGGGCCTCGGCCGGACCGGTGCGACCCCCGCGGCGGCTGCGGCGTCCGTTCCGGCCGATCGCGCGCTGGGGTTCGCCCAGGCGGCGGCCGCCGGATTGCGGGGGGCGCTGGTCGGCTGCGAGGAGCGGTATCCCAGGGATGGGGACCACTCGGTGCTGTATGTCGTCGTGGACGGCGACGCCGTCCGGTGGCGTCCCCGTCTGGAGGCGATGCATGGGCAATATTTCAGGGATTCGGACCCGCTTGCGCCGGTCCGGCTGGAGGTCGTGGACCGGGCGACTCACGAGGCTCTGGAGCGTTTGGTCGCTGCCGGGCTGATTTCCCGGACGACGCGCGCCGCGCGCGTGCTGACCTCGGCATCCGATCCCGCCGGCCCCACGCCGCTGTCCGATGCGGAGCGGCGGCGCCTGGAGCAACACCAGGCCCAGGCGGCGCGGCAGCTTCAGCTCGCGAAGGTTTTGGTGGGCGGCGGTTTTGAGGACGAGGCGCGGACCGCGCTGCGCCAGTCGGTGCTGTGGCGATCGCGGGCCCTGGCGGTGGCGCGGCGCCTCCCGGAGCCCGACGGGCTGGAGGCCTGCCTGATCGCCCCGATCTCCCCGGCCTGGGGTGACCGGCAGGCGTTGATCCGGCAATTGGCCGCGGAGGGTCCGCTCCCGTGGCCCGCGGTGGTGACGGGCCTGGAACAGGCGGCGCTGGAATTGCCGGAGGTCGCGTAG